In Megalopta genalis isolate 19385.01 chromosome 7, iyMegGena1_principal, whole genome shotgun sequence, a single window of DNA contains:
- the LOC117221805 gene encoding uncharacterized protein LOC117221805 isoform X2: MSSQICLKWNSFLNNIATSFESLWEEEGLVDVTLASDGQCLTAHKVILSASSPFFKKVFQTNPCQHPVIILQDVHFSELEALLIFIYKGEVNIEQKNLPALLKAAETLQIRGLSGGDIFAKESYKRLAELEQAVEEEAGTAKEDAPKKKQKLKHQANSILETVLAPSVSQLENTDESTTSDQSGKDGDYPSQKTVQNPVYHRLEMKIEPLESAVEELQKQSAVDKDPVERLDTGQVEGNQGSGNSPAEDISGLSGLSGLTGFSDVKPLLYAYQQLPYADLLPSPEIISTWATSRPMDHLACDLMKILFTPEERILCNVNGKMGKQQFDSNKIHLIREVLLHFSGIAPNSVEWEETWKNCVTKIDTSNRGLKRYLFQRRSVYTQ; this comes from the exons ATGTCAAGTCAAATATGCCTGAAGTGGAACAGTTTTTTGAACAACATCGCGACCAGTTTCGAGAGCCTTTGGGAAGAGGAAGGTCTCGTCGACGTGACCCTGGCAAGCGATGGACAATGTCTTACGGCCCACAAAGTCATCCTCTCTGCCAGTAGCCCGTTCTTCAAGAAAGTTTTCCAG ACCAACCCGTGTCAGCATCCAGTTATAATATTGCAAGATGTACACTTCAGCGAGTTGGAAGCcttacttatatttatatacaaggGAGAGGTGAATATAGAACAGAAGAACTTGCCGGCTTTGCTGAAAGCTGCGGAGACCTTGCAAATCCGAGGACTCTCTGGCGGAGATATATTCGCTAAAGAGTCTTACAAGAGATTGGCCGAATTGGAACAAGCCGTGGAAGAGGAAGCAGGCACTGCCAAGGAAGACGCGCCGAAGAAAAAGCAAAAGCTGAAGCATCAGGCCAATTCTATCCTGGAAACTGTACTGGCACCCAGTGTATCACAGTTGGAAAACACAGACGAGTCGACCACCAGCGATCAAAGTGGAAAAGATGGGGATTATCCGTCGCAGAAAACTGTTCAGAATCCGGTTTACCATCGTTTGGAAATGAAG ATCGAGCCACTGGAATCGGCAGTTGAGGAGCTTCAGAAGCAATCGGCAGTGGACAAAGATCCTGTGGAGAGACTGGACACCGGGCAAGTCGAGGGTAACCAAG GGTCTGGGAACAGCCCTGCTGAAGACATTTCCGGTTTATCTGGGTTATCCGGCCTAACTGGATTCTCGGACGTGAAGCCGCTGCTTTACGCGTATCAGCAGCTACCTTACGCCGATCTTCTGCCGAGCCCGGAGATTATTTCAACCTGGGCGACTTCTCGACCGATGGATCATTTGGCCTGTGACCTTATGAAGATCCTCTTTACCCCGGAGGAGAGGATTCTCTGTAACGTAAACGGCAAGATGGGCAAACAGCAGTTCGATAGTAACAAAATACATTTGATAAGGGAAGTTCTGTTGCACTTTAGCGGTATCGCACCCAATAGCGTCGAATGGGAGGAGACATGGAAGAACTGCGTGACCAAGATCGACACTAGCAATAGGGGCTTGAAAAGATATTTGTTCCAGAGGCGGTCGGTCTACACTCAATGA
- the LOC117221805 gene encoding uncharacterized protein LOC117221805 isoform X1: MSSQICLKWNSFLNNIATSFESLWEEEGLVDVTLASDGQCLTAHKVILSASSPFFKKVFQTNPCQHPVIILQDVHFSELEALLIFIYKGEVNIEQKNLPALLKAAETLQIRGLSGGDIFAKESYKRLAELEQAVEEEAGTAKEDAPKKKQKLKHQANSILETVLAPSVSQLENTDESTTSDQSGKDGDYPSQKTVQNPVYHRLEMKIEPLESAVEELQKQSAVDKDPVERLDTGQVEGNQGSSKPSVTVIAEAREVSSPSPEPRTCPIGLDRTPSSKTIEDVYPSTNISCSESIPEQREPTNLLVDREGRVLRSGFPSCAGAAGNSDFPEEKGSTAYPPFPCPFCDRAYTSWGFRRRHIKAVHTISPSLNCKWCLQVLPTHAAWRRHVIVAHNLSAVDAHNGLLILEEAHMVLQIARPTRLDTLVNIIKQTSQQSSNQDNPRSNKG; this comes from the exons ATGTCAAGTCAAATATGCCTGAAGTGGAACAGTTTTTTGAACAACATCGCGACCAGTTTCGAGAGCCTTTGGGAAGAGGAAGGTCTCGTCGACGTGACCCTGGCAAGCGATGGACAATGTCTTACGGCCCACAAAGTCATCCTCTCTGCCAGTAGCCCGTTCTTCAAGAAAGTTTTCCAG ACCAACCCGTGTCAGCATCCAGTTATAATATTGCAAGATGTACACTTCAGCGAGTTGGAAGCcttacttatatttatatacaaggGAGAGGTGAATATAGAACAGAAGAACTTGCCGGCTTTGCTGAAAGCTGCGGAGACCTTGCAAATCCGAGGACTCTCTGGCGGAGATATATTCGCTAAAGAGTCTTACAAGAGATTGGCCGAATTGGAACAAGCCGTGGAAGAGGAAGCAGGCACTGCCAAGGAAGACGCGCCGAAGAAAAAGCAAAAGCTGAAGCATCAGGCCAATTCTATCCTGGAAACTGTACTGGCACCCAGTGTATCACAGTTGGAAAACACAGACGAGTCGACCACCAGCGATCAAAGTGGAAAAGATGGGGATTATCCGTCGCAGAAAACTGTTCAGAATCCGGTTTACCATCGTTTGGAAATGAAG ATCGAGCCACTGGAATCGGCAGTTGAGGAGCTTCAGAAGCAATCGGCAGTGGACAAAGATCCTGTGGAGAGACTGGACACCGGGCAAGTCGAGGGTAACCAAG GATCTTCGAAGCCGAGCGTAACCGTGATCGCCGAGGCGCGCGAGGTTTCGTCTCCTTCGCCGGAGCCTAGGACCTGTCCGATCGGCCTCGATCGGACTCCGTCCTCGAAAACCATCGAGGATGTCTACCCTTCGACGAACATATCGTGTTCAGAGTCGATACCCGAGCAACGAGAACCCACGAATCTGCTCGTCGATCGAGAGGGCAGGGTTCTGCGATCCGGCTTCCCGAGCTGCGCCGGTGCCGCTGGCAATTCCGATTTTCCGGAAGAGAAAGGAAGTACGGCATACCCTCCGTTCCCTTGTCCCTTCTGCGACAGAGCGTACACGAGCTGGGGTTTTCGGCGGAGACACATCAAAGCTGTCCACACGATTTCGCCGTCTCTCAATTGCAAATGGTGTTTGCAG GTTCTGCCTACGCATGCAGCTTGGAGACGACACGTGATCGTGGCGCACAATCTCTCGGCGGTCGATGCGCACAACGGTCTCTTGATCCTGGAGGAGGCGCACATGGTTTTGCAAATCGCGCGTCCCACCAGACTGGACACTTTAGTCAACATAATTAAGCAAACTTCTCAGCAGAGCAGTAATCAGGACAATCCACGGTCCAACAAGGGCTGA